The DNA window TCCCACAAAGAAAACATTGTCGTCTTCAATAGTTAGGAAATGATTGTGCCCCAACTAGTGTGCTTGATGCACAGTGCTGTTAAGACTAATAAGCAGAACCACTCATTGATGCTTCAAATTTGCTGTCAAGGCCCTGTTGCGCCAGAAAGAAACCTCAATCATTTCAATCGTCCATGAAGCAAAAAGGCGAGgccttcctttttgttttttgtgatttaaaTTTGTATCCACAAGCTAATCCCAGAAGATAAACGCAGCCAAAGATCCCACCTTTCGAAAAAAATCCCCGTACTTCATTTATGTTAGCTGTGCACCTGTAAAATTGAAGATATAAATGCGACCTTTCCAAGATATGTTGTCGGTTGTAGACTTCAAAAGTAGATTAAAGCACTGATGTCCTGGCCCCACCACCGTGGTACCTTTTTACCCTTCAGCGTCCGTCGTTTAAAATGAATGGGCAGCAGCTAACATGTGATGTATTCGGGATTGCGTGAGAGTACGCGcggtaatgttttttaaaaatatattaaaataatattttttgttttttattttttttatattagtatattaaaataatatataaaaataaatttaaatctttataaaacACTACATAGAACACATTCCCGAACACTATCGTCCTTACTCTACCTCTAGTTTAATTTGCAAGCcggtaagaaaaataattacatgggAAAAATGTAGTTCTccgaatataaatatttaatttctttaatatataaatatggtAAAAACCTGAGTCAATAGCTCCCTACCGACCACTGtcaccaaaattatataaagcAGCCCAACTAAGATTCAGTGGGCTTATTTATTGCCCACAAAGTTTGGACCTTCTTGGGCTCGCCCTGTTGCTAAagggcaaaataaaaataaaaataaaaattcaaggcTAACTTTATCGTTGCGGGATCATGGATTTTAGTAGAGATGAAGATTTGAGTTGAAATTAGTAGATATTAATCCGGATTTGATTTGAATGTATAGATAAAggatgaatattattaaatttaatttaaaatttattcgaaactaatatttttttaaaaataagatttattaaTACAAcatgattgatatatatttttaatattaatagaaaacaacttataatatttattattttgttatttaataaaatcatacatGCTTTAAATacgtatatattaattattttattttttattgaataataaattatacaCTTGAAtcgataaataatttataaatattttatttttttctgataaataaaaattatgatatagCCCGTAATTCCCTATTTTTAGTCAGATCACAGCCCCCTCCGATCTTATCATTACCCAGCAATTCCCATATTGGGCTGCGTGCAAAGCCACCGCACTGTCTAAAATCAGCCTACCTATACACATCATCATCGGTCTTCACACAAAATATTTCACTTAATGACACGTACATGTGATCAGAGCCGTAGATGTTGGATAAACCAATTTGAGAGATGGCTCGAACTTCATGCAGAGACAAGGAAGTGAATAAAAAGGAGcccaacaaattaattttgtattttagtcCTGGGAGAGAGCGCACCAAACATGGCCTTGTCATGGTCTATCATTAGCTGATATATAGAAACTTAAAAAACACTGGTTGCAGCGCAATTGCCAATTCTATCTCTTTAAGAACAAAGTCCCAATGCTTTTGTAGAGAGAGACGGCTAAGGAGAGATTGTGAATTTCGAGGCCATATCCATCTGGGCACTCCCTTCGGTATTACACGCACacacgctctctctctcttctctttctccttaGAAATAGTGAATTTGCGAACCCCCTGTGTTTGATTCTTCATCTGTGCTTTTTCTGTGGTCAAGCTTTGGTCTTTATTTATTAGAGCATGTTCATGTTCGTTTCTACTTAGTTATTTTAATCATTGCAACTTTATTGCTGATGACTTTGAGGTTGCTATCTGTCTTAACTTTTATTTGGGTGTTCTAAagttgatttctttttgttgcATTCTTGATGTGAATCACTGATTGTCAGGTTCAAAAGCAaatattgtttctttctttggCTTCTACTgttgttgtcttttttcttctttttttatacggGCTCAGctagatataatatttttgtttaatcagGTCAGTAACATTATTTCAGGCTTGAATTCTTATTGaccgttttcttttttattatttttctctataCTAGGAAGGCCAAAGGCATACAATCTTTGAATTCACTAGATTCTTAGAATCTTCAATTTCTAAAGAGTTTGGGAACCTGGTCAGTTTTAAATTGAGAATTGTTTCATTAAGAGTTATGTGTGTTTGGTGTTAAAGAAACTATGACAGAAACTAGTGCTAGTCTactggaattgttttttttgctgttAAAGAAGATTGCATGGGTTGCTTGTCTATGATATATCAAAGTAAAGTTTGAGGTGCTATAAGTATACGCCTCAATTGCTCTCTATTGTGCGGATTAGGTTTAAAAGATTTCGTTTTGAAATTATAGTCAAGGAATGAGTGTTCCTAATCTGATAACTGCTATGATTTTTATCTTATGTTTATTGGATTTAGACAATTTATTATAGCTTTACTTTGTTGAATTTGTTAAAAGATTGTTTAGAGGACATTGTTTTTTGTAATAAACAGCCATTGGCACAATCGAAGAAAGGACCCCGAGAATTTCTTTCCATAGAGATGATTTTTctgagttttgtttttgcatttctcttcattttttcatGATGGAATGTTTGCTTTGTCCATGTTTAATTATGTTAAACTCTATTACTTCTTGAGTTCCAAGGATAGGTCATTAATTGATTTTGCAGGTTTGATCAAGATAAAAGATGAGTACACTCGATGCAACTAGAGCAGAACTTGCTCTTATAGTTCTGTATCTGAATAAGGCTGAAGCCAGGGACAAGATTTGCCGGGCAATTCAATATGGTTCAAAATTCTTGAGCGATGGACAGCCTGGTACTGCCCAAAATGTTGACAAATCAACCAGCTTAGCTCGGAAAGTTTTTCGTCTTTTTAAGGTAGAGTTATATGATATAACATTAGATATGGTTAAGTGGAATTACATCTGGCTTTGTTTATATCCCTTCAAATCTAGGAAATGTAGAACTTTTTCCTGTCTTTCTTTCTGTAACCAAAAACATGTATAATTGTTCAGTAAATGGAAGCCGAAAAGGTACTTTAAATTGGTTGTCCATTTTTGTTCCTAGAAAGAACTAGTGGAATGAATGAAAATGCTGAAGGACCTACATTTGGCAGTGTTTCATGTGGTCATTCTATGAAGAGGAATGAAAGCTATTCTTCTTGTATTTATGATTTGGCAAATTTTACCATATGCTTCTTGATCTTGTCCAATTGCAGTTTGTCAATGACCTGCATGGTCTTATTAGTCCAGTTTCTCAAGGGACCCCCTTGCCTCTCGTTTTATTGGGAAAGGTAAGAATGATTTgttaataaaatgtttttgttacAGTATCACTGTCTTCATGGTGGTGACTTTAACAATTGGATGCTTATTTCAGTCCAAAAATGCGTTGTTGTCAACTTTCTTGTTTCTTGATCAAATTGTTTGGCTTGGAAGAAGTGGCATTTACAAGGTATGAAATGCTCCACtctatttaatcttttaatgttTCAGAATGAAATTATATGAGAAGCATTAGTTAGAAACCTGAGAAGTCTTGATATTTACAGAACAAAGAACGTGTTGACCTAATTGGCCGAATATCCCTTTTCTGTTGGATGGGATCCTCAATTTGTACTACTTTGGTTGAGGTTTGTAGCTTTtcacttccttttcttctcttggaAATTGAGGGAATGAGCGCCTTTTTGCAAGCTGAAGATGATTTCTATGACATCTTCCACCATTTCCACATCAGGTTGGGGAGCTTGGGAGGCTTTCTGTGTCAATGAAGAAGTTAGAGAAGGAGCTTAAGGATGGTGAAAAACATCATGTATGTACATCATTGTCATATCAGGCTGATTGTTTAAATGCTTTCATGTAATAAGGCATTCTTATTGGTGGTCCTTTTTGAGCACAGAATGAGCAATACCGTgccaaacttaaaaaatcaaatgaaaggtCTCTAGCCCTTGTCAAATCAGCCATGGACATTGTAGTTGCTGTTGGGCTACTTCAATTGGCACCCAAGAAAGTCACTCCTCGTGTTACAGGAGCTTTTGGAGTTGTTACCTCTCTAATCTCTTGCTACCAGGTATCCATTCTTCTCATGCACTGTTTTCATTGGTAACCGGGAAATCATCAGTATATTACTTTACTTTTTTGAGATTGGCTATGGATTGCCCGCTAAAGCATATCTCCTGCCCAATCCAAGATTCAATTTCGGCTCTTAACCCCCTTTGCTTACTCCCATTGCATCTCCAAATAGTGTCAGTGTAAATttgatgcttttagtttttatagagTACATTTTGCTATTACtgaacaaccaaaaaaaaactgctTTGCTTTTCATAAACTATATTTAATTGgcattttttaagttaattatttttttggtcatcATTTCAACATAGTAAACTGTTTTGATAGCACacatcaaatattttctttaaaacaacATCTTGCCCTGACGTATGATGAGGGGCGGTGATATTGGCAATCAAACCAGTTCTAACCAAATGAGGGAGAAGGGTGCTGTGATGTGTGAGTGCGCTCATCTGAGTATTTGAGTGTCTGAGTGATAGGGACAGTTTTACCATGAATGTGCATGCATTGTATGAAGCACTGCTGGGTTGAACTTGCtttatttggattttgtttcttaaaattgaAGTTCCCCAAAGTTTTGGTTGGTGATGCGCGCGCTCTTTACTGATGGATATTCTTTCTGCCATGCAGTTGCTTCCATCACCACAAAAGCCAAAGACAAATTGAAGACACGAGCCTGTTCTGCTCAAGAAGTCAAAAATGTCATCTCAATAATTATTTGAACTTTGTGATAAACCCGTGTTGGTGTAAAGCTTTTTAGCTTCTTGCCATCTTGTGGGTGACCTGGAAGGTTATTTACCTATCTAGTTCTCTGTTATTCAGCACCCTTGTTAGTCACAATTCACAGTCCGTTACAATCTATCTTGCAGTAGTAATGATAATTCAGCGAATGTAATCTGGTTAGTATTTTACTCTACAATCATATCCGGCCAGCTGACCTGCTAATGTTTGTCTTGGGGAGGGCTCTACACTAAACTAATCACAGATTTGCACATATGCCTAAAGTAGGGTGgcatttttttggcttttccaCATGCGTGCATAATTCTCGTATAAATGATTATGTTCAAGTCAACCTACCTGGCCAAACATCATCATCTAAGCTCGGTGGTAtacattttatgttttgtttctgCTTACTTGGGtgtttggttttgttgatgAGGTATTTGTTTCTCGTTATTTTTGTTAGATTGTCCCCTTCTCCATCAGTTAAGATGCTATTATAAatcctccattttttttgtcacctaaagaggggttttttttttttttttttttttttttttttgcgttggAAGTTTTGCGAGCATTGAAATTGTTGCCGGAAAAAAACCACAGGCCCGCTAAGCTAGCAAAATTTGCCTCTTTCTTAAAAGAGGTCGGCCATTTGAAAAGGTGCTTGGCAGTagagtaatgattatttttaaaataatttttttgtattaaaatacatgacaatgatatttttttatttttaaaaaattatttttaatatcagtaaattaaaacgattcaaaacatacaaatcatattaaattttagaaaaaaaaatattaaatttttttaaaaacacggtgTAACAaatatgttagttttttttttttcattttaacccctctttttttttttcattttaacccTTATTTTTTGGGTGGGGACATGTCTATAATATCACATTCAAGTAAAACCCTAACAATGTACAgacaataggaaaaaaaaacaagggatttCGATAGGCTCTTTAACATTTCGGCAACCTTCAATCTCAGTGACGTCAGATAGTGGCATGCAGATTGATTCCTCCTTAAATCAGCCACCATGTCTTTCCCTCTTAAACCAGGCTAGCCGCGTAGAGCAGAGATGGACACAAGCTCACTACCAGGGGCTGTATGTGCTTAATGGAGATAAGAGaggggtttatttatttatttgaacatGATTGAGAGTAACAACTTTAACAGCAAAACCTGTCTTCCGATATTAGCACATTCCCATTGTGACTAcgaactgaaaagaaaaatcaacaccACCACATGCACGTAACAAGATCTTCGTGCTTCTTAATCGAGTGTAAACCAAAATGATATACATATATAACAACTCTTAAGAGCggaagagtaaaaataaaaaccaaaccgaaaaactTGGGATGCTTAGCACAAGGGTTATACACCAACTTGGCAGAAAGGACTGGCAAGGTTTCCAGCATAGTCACTCTCGCTTAGATAGATCAGGATACCAACTAGTTACTCAGCCCAGAAGGGATGGTAAAATAAACAAAGGTAggttataattattatagatAGATGACAGGTTAGAATGCTAACTCATCATCCACTTCATCCTCTGAATTCCAATCATATTCAAAGTCTCCTTCTCCCCTCAACACATTCATAAGCTGCTCCCAATCAACACGCCCATGCAAATGTCCACCATGATATGAGGAGTCCTCATCAGGTAAGCTTGGTGGGTTACAACTCTCGGCTTTCAGTATAAACTTTCCTGAAGGTCCAAGCATTTCAACACCAAATGCTGGTGATAATGGCCTACCTTTAACTTGAACTTGAGCCACGCTGCAATACAACAAGAAAGTGCATTAAAAACAGAAACCATACATGATAGTCGGCAGTCCTGATTCCAGCACACTGCAAACTGGTGGTACAGGGTAACAATTGCAATAGCTCTGCATTAAGGAATAGTTTCTTTTAACTTTCAGATGTTAAAGGCTgacaaaaattttgaaaaaaattatcaattggCAAAGTCACCAAGacagtttctatttttattcccACAACAAAGATTTGGCCAACACTTAACCTCATCAAATTTTACGCACATGCAGGGAATCAAGCCTGGTCACTGGAATTAACACTATTATTTGAACATATTCAAGGAGACTAGCACACCATGAAAAGCCTCTCGCACACGCAAGGATGtgtgtggagagagagagagagagttcctAGAGTAGTGATCCTACTCACATAAAAGTGAGATCCACCATGATAACCATCCATAAATCTCACTATTATGTGGGTGGGGCAGCATAATATATATCAACACCAAAATAAAACCGCTAAAGAAGAGTGGGTTGAACAAACCATATATAGAACAAACCGTCCATTTCCTGCCTCTGAACCCTTCCCAGCAGCTCAATCTGCAAAATCCCACCAATGCAAACAACTGGTTCTGGAAGCCTGAAGTTCTGCAAGCTGCTCTCCTGTTCATGTAGAAGGCTTTGACAAATTAGGAATTCTGTTGAGAATTCAGTAATAGAAAGTTGTAATTACTCAAAAGCACGTGAATAGGAGCTCATGCCCCAAGCAAGCACACATATAGACACAGACACAGAGCAGCTGACAAAGGAAATATTTAGGATAGAAATCATAGAAGCCATTAAAGATAACAGAAAATATTGTTCTCTTTACAGAAAATTCTAAAATGCAGAATCTTCTCTTGCTACATGAAGACAGCTCTATGGGGTTTAAGTTACCATTCAGTGTTCTCAAAGAGTTTGTAATTCCAATTACTGTTCCTGTTCTTTTATCACAGACtacaaaaaaagacaaaatcaatCACTGTATATGGTTTATGATCATGTTACTTGGGATTTAGGAACATCCTTTGGGATTGCAAAATGAAAGGTCGCTACTTGCATTTGTCTGTGAAAAACTTGGCTATTACATTGCTTAATTTACTCCCCAAGGTTTCCTGCAATAAGTAACCAACACAGATGCATGCTGCTGTGTCTACATATTGGATCCCAACTCCATGTCTACATATCTTAGATTGCCACAATTTCCCACAAAAGGATCCATATACTATGCCTGAATATAGAATGCCACACCTGTGCCCATGTCAATCAATATTTCACTATGATCTTTTACATAAGCTCCacttattgaattgataaagaAACTGTAGCTAATAGTAAGGCAGTTCCGTGGCTACATTGATATAGGTAGTGTTTtagttaagaaaagaaaataaatcacacCACCTTCatcatgacaaaaataaaggaagacATAGTGACATACCTGGGCCATTGGAAACTCTGGTGAAGAGTATGTCCATATGAACTTGTCATCAGCAGAGTCATCCAATGGTTCACCCAAGGGATCACCCATTGGGTGTATGGGATAACCCATATGAAACCGCACAGATATGGCTGAATATATAGGTGAACCCCGCTGAAAATAAGCTGATCATAAAACCATATGATACCTCAATAAATGACTACTAGaaggtcaaaacaaattgagagaGTGAATGAATTTGATTAAGTGTATCAGAAGAATAACCTTTGAAAGGTTGTATATTGATTTCAGTAATAACACAGATATCAGCAACCAGTTTATACACAAGTGTCTCAGGCACTGCAGCATCACGTTGTCCTTTACTCGACCAGTATGAAGCTCTGCTTTCAATAGGGCCTCCTTGTTGCACAGTGTTACGAATGCTTTCCTCTGGATAATTATCAGTGCTAGAAGCACTTATTGCATCCAAAATGCACTTTCCGAAAGGAAATGACATGCACCCTTGAAGTAAAAAGGCATACACTTTATGCTCCCTCTTCAGAGTTTCCCATTCCACAAATTTGCTACATCCAACTTCCGAAGCTTTTTCAATATCACAACCGGGTTCAATGACGCATTCAACTCTAAGAAAGTGAGGAAACATTCTCAAGCACAGCTGCTTACAAAGACCATTTGCAATCACTGCgaagcaaaccaaaacaaatcaaaacatttcCATAACCACAGcaaaattcaatgttaaagggAAACTTCCACCAGCCAAACCCTGCAACCATCACTAAAATTTCAATGAAGATTGTAGTTGAGAAGGTAGTCAAGACATCTTTTCCAAAACTATCAAACAATGAATTCATTATATATAGAAAGGTTGAAAACAACTAGGATCAATCTtaagaaataattgaaaactGTCCCTTAAAATAGAACTTGAGGACAATTGCATGAATGAACCTCGGGGAGAATCTAACTAAATTGCAGCTAccggaaaattaattaattataaatttctaTATGAAAGAGATAACTATTGTTTAAAACCTAAAATGACTAGAAAAACACAAGGAAAGAATCTCAACAGACCAAGAACCAACCAACATTCATTGCAACAAATGCCATCTACTTTTTTCCATTGGCAGAAACTAGACGATCACTTAGAGAGCACAATCATTCTTGCAATGAGTTTCTGTAGATGCAAAATGCTTAAAAGAGTTTAGTCTAAACAAAATAACACTAAATACTCACCAAAATGTCGCCAAGAACGAGAGACAGAACTAACACGGACAAGATCAGCCGGATCTTCCAAACACCTAAGAATCTTCATCGACGTGTCATGGTCAAGCCAGTCCAAGAAATCCATACGGATCTCCATTTTAAACGGCTTAAACCAATTCACTAACAACACCgtgctttctttttttgaacCTCAAAAGCtgattcaaaagaagaaaaaaaaacaacgcatTACTAACAACTTCATTAAATAACATCAACAGTTCAAGTACATTCCAATATTGAAATAACCAAATGCTTATATTTAAAGCTTCAGTTCACTCTCATCTAACCATCCTATAACAACACAAATGCCAAAAGCCCTTATGTCAAATTCAAAGTCAAACAAAATCATGAGAACCACAAGCTTCCAAGAAGCTATCAGGGACTGGGACCTTCTACAAGCtgaataattagattttattccCTAATCACTCGcgtaattaattttaac is part of the Populus trichocarpa isolate Nisqually-1 chromosome 2, P.trichocarpa_v4.1, whole genome shotgun sequence genome and encodes:
- the LOC7494039 gene encoding peroxisomal membrane protein 11D — translated: MSTLDATRAELALIVLYLNKAEARDKICRAIQYGSKFLSDGQPGTAQNVDKSTSLARKVFRLFKFVNDLHGLISPVSQGTPLPLVLLGKSKNALLSTFLFLDQIVWLGRSGIYKNKERVDLIGRISLFCWMGSSICTTLVEVGELGRLSVSMKKLEKELKDGEKHHNEQYRAKLKKSNERSLALVKSAMDIVVAVGLLQLAPKKVTPRVTGAFGVVTSLISCYQLLPSPQKPKTN
- the LOC7494040 gene encoding F-box protein At4g00755; the encoded protein is MEIRMDFLDWLDHDTSMKILRCLEDPADLVRVSSVSRSWRHFVIANGLCKQLCLRMFPHFLRVECVIEPGCDIEKASEVGCSKFVEWETLKREHKVYAFLLQGCMSFPFGKCILDAISASSTDNYPEESIRNTVQQGGPIESRASYWSSKGQRDAAVPETLVYKLVADICVITEINIQPFKAYFQRGSPIYSAISVRFHMGYPIHPMGDPLGEPLDDSADDKFIWTYSSPEFPMAQESSLQNFRLPEPVVCIGGILQIELLGRVQRQEMDGLFYICVAQVQVKGRPLSPAFGVEMLGPSGKFILKAESCNPPSLPDEDSSYHGGHLHGRVDWEQLMNVLRGEGDFEYDWNSEDEVDDELAF